Sequence from the Bremerella volcania genome:
AAAGACGGCTCGTTATCGCGCTTCGTCAAATTCTTCGCCGTCTTGTGGAGCGTTTGAAGAACGATGAAACACACCATCGTCACTAGCCTACTGCCTTTGCTCGTTCTATCGCTGTTCTTCGGGTGCGATGAAGACGAGTATAGAAAATTGGCCGAAATGGCCGAGCGTCACAATCTTAGCCAGGAAGAGCAACGTCGACTGATGGTCGAGCTTCAAAAGGAAGTTGCGAATGGCTCGAATGATCTGGTTACCGCAGATGCCAATGCTCGCGAAGCATGGGTTGCGCTTCATCGCGAAGTCCAACAGGAACGAACTGAGATTGGACAACAACGTGATCGTTTGGAGGAGGATCGGAAAGCGCTGGCAACGCAGCGACAGCATGATTCACTCATCGCCGCGACCATGCTGACGTGCAGCAGTGTTGTCGTCTGCACGTTGCCACTTGTCTTGTGTTGGTACTTACTGAGTCGGCCTCAAGGCACTGGTGATGACACTGAAATCGCTGAAGTGTTTCTGAATGATGTCGTCGCGAGCCAACCATTGTTGCTTCCAAGACTAGGTCCCTCATCTCGCAATCAGAGTCAGAAACTCGATTCGCCAGATTTGAATTCCTCAACAGAAACAGCAGATTAAGGAGCAAGAGTATGTCACATGTTGTCCAGGTAAAAACCCGAGTCAAAGACGTTGCCGCATTGGGACTCGCCACCCAGCGTCTGCAACTGGCAGAACCAACCTATGGCACTGCTAACTTCTTCGATGGTTCCGCGACGGGATGGCGCGTGTCACTTCCCGGGTGGCGTTACGACGCCGTATTCGATGTTGAGAGTGGAAAAGTTGATTTTGACGACTACGGAGGTCGCTGGGGTGAGCGAGCGGAATTGAACCGGTTGATCCAGGCGTATGGCGTCGAAAAAGCAAAGCTAGAAGCTCGTAAAAAGGGGTACTCAACTTCGGAGCGGCAGCTAGAAGATGGAAGCATCCGACTGTCAATTCAGGTAGGAGGTACAGCATGAGAACAATCGAGATCACATTCAATTCTGAAGGTGATTCCAAGATCGAAACACTTGGATTCGTGGGACGCACATGCCGGGATGCAAGCGCGTTCCTGGAAGAAGCCATCGGAGAGCGTACCGAAACTCTCGTCAAGCCAGAGTTTTACTCTCAAACGATAACGTCCCATCAACAGCAACAATCGAACTGATCGATCACTGTCACAAAGGAGCGAACCGATTATGTCGCTTACGGAACAATTGTCGGAGCACGTCGAGGCATGCTTCACGGGGATATGGCTTCAAAGCCATGAACCTGATGAAGTCTTAACGGAAATTGGCCGGCTTTGTCGACAGCAGGATTGGAGGTTGTCGACATGGAATATCAATCAAGGTATCAGGGGAACTGAAGCTGGCTCAGGTATTGTCGCCACGGATCCACTAGGAGTGATCCAGGCGATCCCATCGCTGGCAGTGCCAGGAGGGACGTCGATCGTTGTCTTGTCGAACTTTCATTTCTTCGTTCGAGGGGCAGAAGTTGTCCAGGCTCTTTCGGATCAAGTTTTGCTGGGAAAACGAGATCGCACGTTTGTCATAATACTTTCCCCAGTTTGTGAGATTCCAGTCGAGTTGGAGAAGATGTTCGTCCAGATCGAGCATTCCCTACCTCAACGTGATCAATTGGCTGAAATTGCTCGTGAGGTCGCCGTAGAGGAAGGGGAACTACCTGAAAGTGAAGCATTCGAAGAGGTATTAGATGCCGCATCCGGTCTGACGTGTTATCAAGCTGAATCAGCGTTCAGTCTGTCGATCGTGCAGGAAGGAAGGCTGACGCCTGAGACTCTCTGGGCACAAAAAGGTCGGGAACTTAAAAAGTTGGCTGGACTGTCGCTACATCGAGGGCAGGAAGACTTCAATTCGTTGGGAGGTCTCGATGCTCTGAAACGATTCACGAAAAGAATCTTGGAGCAGGCTGATCGAGGAGACCCATTACGCCAGCCACGGGGCGTCTTGCTTTTGTCGCCGCCTGGAGCTGGAAAGAGTCAGTTTTGTCGATGCCTCGGCAGGGAAACAAACCGCCCAACTCTGATCTTAGATATTGGTAGTTTGTTCGGCTCGCTACTCGGAGAAACCGAACGAAGAATCCGGCAGGCCTTGCAGGCGATTGATGCCATGGGGCCAAGCGTTGTCATGCTTGATGAAATTGAAAAGAGCTTCTCCGGGGTAGGGGGGAATGGCCAGAGTGACTCGGGCGTAGCCGCAAGGGCGTTTGGGACATTCCTGACGTGGATGAACGATCGCTCATCAAACAGTTTCGTGGTTTGCACTAGCAATTCGATCGAACGACTGCCACCGGAGTTTGCGCGATCGGAGCGATTCGATGCAGTATTCTTTGTCGACTTACCGAATCGAGAGGAGAAAGATCGCATCTGGCAACTTTACAAGGAGATGTTTCAAATTGATGGCGATCAACCCTTGCCAGATGACCGAGATTGGACCGGTGCCGAAATCAAATCGGCTTGTCGCCTGGCCTGCCTATTGCGCGTATCGCTCTCGGAAGCTGCTCAATACGTCGTCCCCGTGGCAAAAACGTCAGCCGAGTCGATACGGAAATTGAGAGAATTTGCCAGTGGTCGATGTCTTAGTGCCAGCCAGGATGGTATCTACCACTTCGAAGAATCCTCTCCGCGGAGGCGTTCTGCAAACCCACAGTTGAATTAGCAATTCATTGGACTCAACTGATTATTCGCAGAGCCTCCTCATCATTTTCGATGGGGAGGCTCTTTCTTTTTATGGCAGGAATTCATTCATGAGTACAAGTACGATTGAAAGTCACATGGCCACCGTGCCCCATCAGAGTGCATCTCAACGCCTACGCAGGAAAATGGTGCCAATGCGACTGTCCTATTCTTGGTTCGGCACCCGCAAGTCGCTCAGTCGCGAGCAGAAGAGTCAGGCAGCCAGCGCTTTTGGGGCCGAAGGAAAATTTCTGTGCGCTGGAAAAAAGCTGATCGATACCAATGATCCATCGTTCCGCGCGGTTACTTCGATTCGTGGTCAAGCGACAACCTATTTCCATGGAATATCGCTTGCATATCCAGAAGCCGGTGTTCGCTTGGTCCGTGAGGACGATGTGGCACGGGTGAACACTCGTTTGGCCGCGTATCGACAGGATCTGTCAGACGCGGTGCATCAACTTGAGATGCAGTACGATACTTTGAGAGACGCGGCCCGGGAACGACTCGGCAGTCTCTTCGATGAAAAAGACTATCCGAATCACTTGGCTGGCCTTTTTCAGATGACGTGGGATCATCCTAACATTGAGCCCCCCAACTATCTGCGACAGCTAGACCCGGAACTGTATGAACAGGAATGCCTTCGCGTGCAGGCACGGTTTGACGAAGCAGTTCAGCTTGCTGAGGCCGGCTTCATGCAAGAACTCTCAGATCTAGTGGCCCATCTGTCGGAACGTCTGAGCGGTGAGTCTGATGGGCGGCCAAAAATTTTCCGTGATAGTGCCGTTACCAACTTGAGCGAGTTCTTTGAACGATTTCGGCGACTCAACATCCAATCCAACGGAGAATTGGATGCGCTCGTTGACCGAGCCAAACAAGTTGTCCAAGGTGTTGAGCCACAAACGCTGCGCGATCATGCGGATGTCCGGCGTCAAATCTCAGATCAGTTGGCCGAAGTAACTTCATCGCTTGATCAGCTTCTTATCGATCGACCGCGGCGGAATATCTTGCGGCGACCCAAGTAAGGATTTCTACCATGGAATTGTTGATCGAAGTGTCGGGTTGTATCCGCTGCGTCTACGATGAACAGATTTCGCTCGCTTCATTAGGAGAGGTCACGATTCAACGAGGTTCTCATGTAGAACCCACAACTGAGGGAAATTGGATAGCGGATCTCACGCCAGTCGACGGTCCCGTTCTAGGGCCATTTTCCGAAAGATCGCAGGCAATTGCCGCAGAGGTCCGTTGGCTTCAACGGTATTGGCTGCTTTCGAATCGCCAAGAATAGTCGGTATCTACTTCGCCAAGAACGCGAGGAGAGTGTTTCTAAATACGCGATCGCCTCGTTCTGGGGCGATCGATTTTACCTGGTAATGAAAGGTAATGATCGATGTACCCAATTGAATTTGATGAGGCTATATCTAAGGCGACAGGTGAAAGCCTATGCGTGATTCGCCATCGAGGATTTACGTTGGCGGATCCTGTGGAGGTTAATTTTGATCCTGAACCTGATGACCATGAACCGTCCTTTATTGACTGGGATGAAATGGAGAGGGAAAGAATGTATTAGCTTTTTCAGATTTTCTTTGCGCCTGGCCCAAGGGGCTGGGCGTCTTTTTTTTAGCTATCAGCTGATGGAGTGACGGTTATACTGCCCTGTCCTCATGAATGAAGCCATGTCTTAAGTAATAGTCTTCAAGGATTGAAGTGTAGCCAAGAACTACTTCCTGACTCTTTCAAGCCAATGGCTTCGTCCCTTTAAAAGGTTAGAGACAATTGTCGGGTACTTTGCCGCAACGTTAACGGACTCACTTGGATCAGACAGCAAGTCAAAAAGCTGCGGTTGCCTTCCACTCTTGTCCAAGACAACTTTCCATTGATGTATCACTTTTCCACCGTCATGCTGGTCCTTGCGGATGGCATTGTCCCAGTACAAGGTGTCATTCTCTCTTGCGGCTTCCGTGCCTTTGAGAAGATCCAGTAAGTTTCGACCGTCCATTGCTTCAGGTGGTGTTCCCCCCGCTGCGGATATTAGGGAGGGTGCAATGTCGACATGGCAGATTGGAGCATCTAAGCGTTTTCCTTGCGGAAATTCTGCAGGCCAGGTAACTAGGAAGGGAATTCGAATTCCGCCTTCGTAGCTTTCGCCTTTGTTTCCGCGAAGGTATTTCGTTGCCCAATGAGGCCCTCCGTTGTCCCCAACGAAAATGATGATCGTGTTATCGAGTAACTCGAGTTCCCGAAGTTTCTCTTGGATCTGACCGATGCCTTCATCAACGACATCGATCATTGCCGTGCTAACGTGCTCCATCCCAGGTTCTTTGAAACGCCTCATGTATCTTTCGGGTGGGCGTTGCGTGGGTACATGGCGGGCACTATGAGGCAGATAGAGAAAAAAGGGGCGATCCTTGTTGTCTTCAATAAACTCCACAGCGCGACGATTGAAGGCGGAAGTTAGATACCCGAATTTGGTGACGAACTGCTCATTTTCGTCGTCAGACAACCTGGAATCGAGAAGAGGTGCGTAGCGATGGGCAAACGGGCGAGTCGCGTGGTCTTTTTGGGTCGCTCGCCACTGCTGCATGGTCTCCCATTGTAAGCCTGGCCCCGCTTTTGTTTCGTAATAGTCATGAGATGTGTACGTTACGAAGTGCTCATCAAAACCCCAATCGGTTGGTGGGAAATTGCCTTTCTCGGCACCGTTGTGCCACTTGCCTACGATGCCGGTATGATACCCTAACTCCTGAAGTGTTCTCGGTAGTCGAGGTACCGACTTGGGCACTTGGACTCGTGAGTTCCAGCGTTGTGGATAACTTCCCGTTAGAAGTGCTCCACGCGATGGCCAACACATGTTGCCGGCTGAATAGCCTTGGTCACATGTAATTCCTCTCAAAGCCAGTTCATTCAAGTGGATTGTGTTCGTCTCCCGTACACTTGCAGGATACGGCGTGTCGGCGTTCAGGATGCTTACATTACCAACCCCCACGTCATCGGGCATGATCAAGATAATATTGGGCTGCTTCGATCGCCCCGGAGCTGCCGAGGC
This genomic interval carries:
- a CDS encoding DUF2997 domain-containing protein, translating into MRTIEITFNSEGDSKIETLGFVGRTCRDASAFLEEAIGERTETLVKPEFYSQTITSHQQQQSN
- a CDS encoding sulfatase family protein, which translates into the protein MTKLNLIIGLVLTVLVSSASAAPGRSKQPNIILIMPDDVGVGNVSILNADTPYPASVRETNTIHLNELALRGITCDQGYSAGNMCWPSRGALLTGSYPQRWNSRVQVPKSVPRLPRTLQELGYHTGIVGKWHNGAEKGNFPPTDWGFDEHFVTYTSHDYYETKAGPGLQWETMQQWRATQKDHATRPFAHRYAPLLDSRLSDDENEQFVTKFGYLTSAFNRRAVEFIEDNKDRPFFLYLPHSARHVPTQRPPERYMRRFKEPGMEHVSTAMIDVVDEGIGQIQEKLRELELLDNTIIIFVGDNGGPHWATKYLRGNKGESYEGGIRIPFLVTWPAEFPQGKRLDAPICHVDIAPSLISAAGGTPPEAMDGRNLLDLLKGTEAARENDTLYWDNAIRKDQHDGGKVIHQWKVVLDKSGRQPQLFDLLSDPSESVNVAAKYPTIVSNLLKGRSHWLERVRK
- a CDS encoding DUF1257 domain-containing protein yields the protein MSHVVQVKTRVKDVAALGLATQRLQLAEPTYGTANFFDGSATGWRVSLPGWRYDAVFDVESGKVDFDDYGGRWGERAELNRLIQAYGVEKAKLEARKKGYSTSERQLEDGSIRLSIQVGGTA
- a CDS encoding AAA family ATPase, which gives rise to MSLTEQLSEHVEACFTGIWLQSHEPDEVLTEIGRLCRQQDWRLSTWNINQGIRGTEAGSGIVATDPLGVIQAIPSLAVPGGTSIVVLSNFHFFVRGAEVVQALSDQVLLGKRDRTFVIILSPVCEIPVELEKMFVQIEHSLPQRDQLAEIAREVAVEEGELPESEAFEEVLDAASGLTCYQAESAFSLSIVQEGRLTPETLWAQKGRELKKLAGLSLHRGQEDFNSLGGLDALKRFTKRILEQADRGDPLRQPRGVLLLSPPGAGKSQFCRCLGRETNRPTLILDIGSLFGSLLGETERRIRQALQAIDAMGPSVVMLDEIEKSFSGVGGNGQSDSGVAARAFGTFLTWMNDRSSNSFVVCTSNSIERLPPEFARSERFDAVFFVDLPNREEKDRIWQLYKEMFQIDGDQPLPDDRDWTGAEIKSACRLACLLRVSLSEAAQYVVPVAKTSAESIRKLREFASGRCLSASQDGIYHFEESSPRRRSANPQLN